The DNA window GATCGGATCCCCACCCCGCGCATCCCGATCACCTCCGCCGAGGTCTCCGAGATGCTATCGAGAATCTCCGACGCCAGCGACGAAAGCAGATGCCGCGAATTCGTCGCGAAAATCAAACAATCGGCGAAGGAAAGCGATAGAAACAAACGATGCTTCGTCGCTAATGGATCCACTAAAATCCTCTCCGCCGCATTTGCAGCGTTTTCGAATTCAGATGAATCCGGCGATGTGTTAGCAGAAATTTTATCGGCGATGATCACCTTAACGCCGGTTCTGGATGAGGAAACGAGCCGCAACCTTTCTTCTGAGCATTCGCTGCGGAAATTGTTGTGGTTTATGAGATTAGGCAGTTTGTCTACGCGGAGAAATGCAGTGTTAACACTGAGATCGATTCTGTCGTTTGAAATTGCTGTCAACATCGAAGGCGTGGTAGAGGCGTTGATCAGGCTGGTCAAAGAGCCGATTTGCTCGACCACGACGAAGGCGTCTCTACTTTCAATTTACTATCTGCTCAAATCAATCGAATATTCTAACGCGATTGCGGTGACTCTGATGGAGATGGGGATGGTGGAGAAGCTTCTCGAAATGGCGGTGGACTCGGATAAAAGCGTTACCGAGAAGGCGCTGGGCGTTTTGGACGGGATGTGCGGCCACGGGGAGGTGAGAGAGAGGGCGAGGGAGAATGCGCTGATGATACCGCTATTGGTGAAGAAGGTGCTGCGAGTTTCGGAGATGGCGACGGAGTTTTCGGTTTCGATTCTGTTGAAGATTGTGAGGGAGGAGGAGAGTGTGGTGGAGGCGCTTCAAGCGGGGGCGTTTCAGAAGCTGTTGCTGGTGTTGCAGATTGGGAGTGATGAGGGGACCAAGGAGAAGGTCACAGAGTTGTTGAAGGTGTTGAATGGGTATAGGAGTAGGATTGAGTGTGTTGAGTCTTCGGATTTCAAGCATCTCAAAAGGCCGTTTTAAATTACGTACAAATTCATTCATTCTATTTATATTGTtacttcatatttttatgaTTCATAATCAAAGATTAAATATACACACATGAATAATATAGATTACAGGGTATTCatatgtgatttattttaatataagtTTCAAGGGAGAAATGTGTATTGCTTAATGATGGTACATACTAATATCTTATAGCATCTTCAAGTAAGAAAGGTAAAGTAAGAAgatatatttctcatttaccttcTTTAAAAGGTAATTATACAtcttaaaaagagaaaaaatttcGTGCTCTGGGCATACCATGATTtaaattactacctccgtccctgaaaatttgtcccatttttccattttcgtctgtcccccaaaatttgtctcatttcactttttaccattttttgtagtggaccacatattccactaactcattcctactcacattttattataaaattaacatataaaagtaggactcacaatccattaactttttcaactcactttccattatatttcttaaaactcgtgtcgggtcaaagtgggacaaatttttggggacggaggtagtattttcttttattaaaattatcccaaaacttgaaatttacgtaactcactcgatttaaatgattttttcgcaaaaaatatatcaatttaaaggtaattttataaggattctaacgagatctcaattgcatatgctCCGACGACATCCGAATGCTGGAATtttggccatgtttggttgtcaggattctGTTTGAGAAAGTAATCTAATTCCTTAAATTataaattcctgtgtttgttttgattttttaatcaaactaagAAAGTAATAAGAATCcgagaacaaggaaagttagtacaactttcaaggattctgaatcctaacttttcttaggtattcatTTTCTCAGTTTTATGATTCTTAcctatttaatgcaatatagtatatttattattattattattattattattattattattattattaacaatgttttcgaaataatttaaaattataaatcatacccatttcagtataataaataactataattaaaattatcataattataactatattattataatttttatatataattgttattattattataattaataatttattaaacaattaaaatatgattatataatataaatcatataatattattattattattattattttataaattaataattaatcaataaagctATAGGGAACttttgaattataaaatttattcaattataatattttaaatataataataataatataattaattatgattattatatattatgatgaataattcaaatttaaactatatatcataataataaatataattattatttgtaattaataatttattaaaaatttatattattatttttttataaataaaagaataattagtatatttttag is part of the Salvia splendens isolate huo1 chromosome 22, SspV2, whole genome shotgun sequence genome and encodes:
- the LOC121785944 gene encoding U-box domain-containing protein 21-like encodes the protein MLKSWRRRCRRNSGATPPELTIPNHFLCPISLHLMKDPVTLSTGTTYDRHSIETWIESGNKTCPVTNQILRDLEPIPNHAIRKIIQEWCVENRSRGVDRIPTPRIPITSAEVSEMLSRISDASDESRCREFVAKIKQSAKESDRNKRCFVANGSTKILSAAFAAFSNSDESGDVLAEILSAMITLTPVLDEETSRNLSSEHSLRKLLWFMRLGSLSTRRNAVLTLRSILSFEIAVNIEGVVEALIRLVKEPICSTTTKASLLSIYYLLKSIEYSNAIAVTLMEMGMVEKLLEMAVDSDKSVTEKALGVLDGMCGHGEVRERARENALMIPLLVKKVLRVSEMATEFSVSILLKIVREEESVVEALQAGAFQKLLLVLQIGSDEGTKEKVTELLKVLNGYRSRIECVESSDFKHLKRPF